TTTGACTAAGGAGATAGCAGGGTGAAAAACATGTCTCAGAAAACAAATCACGATGCCTTATTATAGTTTGAAATCGTCTGAACATGTCTGTAGCAGTAGTATATATACGAACTACTGCAAACTACAAAGCTGATAATCACATGTGTTTCACGGAGACCAATTGAATCGTTGCAGGTGTGTTGTCTCCTTCAGGGGTAGCTATTTTTCTAAGAAATTACCAATATTGTAAAGGGTGGTTACGTAGGAACAAAATCTTAAATCAACAAGGAAAAGCGACCTCTGGCTTGTAATTAGTTACTGGGTCGCTACGTCTATTGTCTATAGCTTCTTTCATCTTAGCTCCAACCACTCCAACCCAGTACATTCTGCATCAAAACCTTCCTCACAAACTAAACTATCTCTATTAggaatttattaattaatcaatgaACCAACCACATCATGAATGATGGaccaaatataacaaaatttaacaaaatccTTCTCATTAACGTTATTTTCAGTTCTAGTCTATAGGCTTGTAGGAGGGTCAATGTATAATGCAAGGTACTACTAATTCAGGTCACCCTCAAAGTTTCCACCCCTACACATTGCTTCAACTATCTCTTATGTTATTCCAATACTTCTTTAAATTCAAGCCTTCTTCCCCAATTCTCTCCCAGACCACAGAAACTCTCACACCAGACACAAAAAAGAGAGTCATGAAGAACACAAACACCAACACCAAATTCATCCTTCTCCACCCTTATATCCAAAAACAAGGAAGCTCCAATCGCCTATGGCTCCTAGCCTTTATATCAGTCCTCACCCTCGCTTTCCTCGTCACCCTTATTTACACCAGAGAATCCACCTTCATCACCACCGCAACTTCTTCGGTCATTGCTTCTTCCAATGCCCCAGTTTCTGGTCTCGGAACTGCTCCTTTGCCACCCACCGTCATCAACACTCTTCTCCACTACGCCTCAAAATCCAACGACACCAACCGCATGCCACATTCTGACCTCAAACCCATCTCCGACGTGCTCCGCAAGTGCTCGTCCCCGTGCAACTTACTCATCTTCGGTCTCACATCCGAAACCCTTCTCTGGAAAGCCCTCAACCACTACGGCAGAACCGTGTTCATCGACGAAAACCGTTATTACGCTGCATATTACGAAGAACTGCACCCAGAAATCGACGCCTACGACGTGCAATACACCACCAAGAGAAGCGAGATGAAGGAGCTCATAGCCTCTGCTAAAGAACGGGTAGCGAACGAGTGCAAGCCAGTGCAGAATCTTCTGTTTTCAGACTGCAAACTGGGACTCAACGACCTTCCCAACCACGTGTACGAGGTTGACTGGGATATCATATTGGTGGACGGGCCACGTGGGGACTGGCCCGACGCCCCTGGAAGGATGTCGGCGATCTTCACCGCCGGTGTTCTGGCGAGGAGCAAAAAGGGTGGGAACCCTAAGACTCATGTGTTTGTGCATGACTTCTCCGGGGAAGTGGAAAAGGTTTGTGGGAGTGAGTTTCTATGCAGTGAGAATTTGTTGGAGGGAAGTGAGAATTTGGGGCATTATGTGGTTGAAAGAATGGATGAGAGCAGTGTTCAGTATTGTAAGAGTCACTCTTCTTCTGGGTCAGGGAATAATGCTTCATCAACGTAACGTAACTACTTCTTTCGCCATAAGAAAGCTGCTCAGAATCATGTTAGTCACCATTGTTTTGCCATCCCTCTGGGTATTTATCATCCTTTTTCCATTCctacatttttgtttatttcttccTGGCTGGGGCCtgtaaaaataattcttttttgaaTTTTCCCTTTCCATTTTATGCCTctcaaaattgtaattttttctgTTAATTCAAATTTCCACTTTTCAATGCACTGACCAAGAtaccaaaaaacaaaatttaaatgcaTGTCTtgtctaaatttaaaatggCTTTGTTTGGTTGCATGTGACGGTAGATATTAAATTTGCATAGCATGCATGTCGTGGTTTGTGATTGGCTTATGAAATATTGTCTGATGCAATGAAACACAGATTATGTTGGGTTTGCAATGCTTTCATAGATATATAATTGATAAGACATTGGGAATGAGGGTGGGTGTAATGAAGTAGAAAGTTGTCTTCTCACTTTTAAAAAACAGCGTTAGGTACATTAGTTAGTTGTGTGATAGCCACCTTAATACACCTACCGCTTCTAGTTGGAAGGAAGTTGCTTCAGCAACTTTACGGCTGTGTTTTACAAGTGAACTCGGCCTCTTGCCTAAATCAACTTGGTTTGCTTAAAAGTCAACTTAATACTTGCGTTGGGCCTTTTTGGGCTATGATCTTGCTCAGGCCCTCAAATTTTCATCAACTATACAGGAGGTTACTCCCTACACCACCTCCACAATATTTTCTgcattattacattttaaaaaattttaaaactaaaaaactaCAGAAAGTTTGAAAGTTGATTAAGTGTAAGGAAAGTATTAACCTCTAAAATGTCCAAATGataatacctttaattaaatatataaaattgatatgattttcagaaatgttatttttttccaaaaataacaaacaacacTAAATAAacgaaaatatttttgtattcttttagaAAGATCGACAAAGATTAATCTTGTTGCAACATATTGCCATATGAAAAATCTggaatatgtaattattttaaaactcttcattaaaattattttttttatgaaaaatgatttgatatttttaGAGAAGTGAATCTCACAAAAACTATCTCCACTTATGATAGTTAAAAGattgtttgtttatgtttttaatttttgaaaattttgtattattgtcTTTTAGGTATTTTTCACATGTTTGAGAAAATTTAGGGTATTAAATACTAAGAAGATACTGATGATCCCGaatactcttttatttaaaaaattatttaattattttttatttttgtaattttatatttttgttttgtttttataacataacttagataaaataaaagtccaaaatagataataaaagtgcataataatataataatagaacaAATGGTATGGTGAACgaatagtaaaaaaatgtatGCAGTGAGCAATAAGGAAATGTGTGTGCAGTGATCAATAtgtaacataaaataaaagcaagcGAAAAGATAAAGCACAAGACATAGGGATGTGGGTTTAACAATTATGGGGGGTGtgcaattaaagaaaataaaaatcagtcCCAAAATGTAACAGctaaatagagaaaataaaactaagggTGCaggaagtaaataaaaaaattgagaaacaTAAAACATGGGAGTGTATGTATTAAAAACTAGGCGTGCAAGGAAGAAAATGTGTTGAGCCCATAACCCCTTTTGTTTTAATCAGAAAGCagggtttctttttcttgattctGTGTGTGATGAAATGGTCAGAGGATGAGATTTTGGGTTAGTGAACAATAGGGAGGCAAtagaacaaatattatatatatatataaattattacaaaagcgtTATCAACTTAGCAAGCAAATGGAGATAgtgaacaaatattatatatataaaattactacAAAATCACCTCAACTTAGCAAATGGAGGCAATGggacaaatattatatatataaattactgCAAAATCACAAAAGCGTAATCTACTTAGCAAATGGCGGCAATGGGACAAATATTACATACATGAATTATTACAAAATCACATAAGCGTCAAAATCCCACCTGATAAAAAactattgaaaaagaaaaagagacgagaaaaaaaaggagaatgaTGTTTGGTGGCTAAAGGAGAATGCAACTGTATATTTTTACtactgttatttaattttttatttttatttttattatttggataaatataagtttcaaattaatagaattaaaattaagattaaacaaaatatcaataGTGACCTATTGGAGACACATGGTTAtctatgaaaataaaaaatatttttattaatttttatttatttggacaAAGTTAGGTGTTGACAAATATAATCACTTAATTCTTTGCTTTAgacttgtatttataagttttgagATGAGTTTATAATCAGTATAGTCATAATCATGATTCAATACCTggtaaacaaattttacttctaatCTTGATTATGGATAACACTTAAGGTTTTTAAGTGTTTATTATCGTTCGGCCATCCTCGACGTCTGACCGAACAATTGCTTGATGTAAGTCCTAATGTGTTGGTCCTAGGCCACTCGGTCAATAGTTGACCAAGCGGTCATACAGTACATAGGCACCCAAGCCCGAGCCAAAAGTATCTAGCGCTAGCATTTGACATGTAATCTCTTTGGTTTGGTTGGTTGTTTGCGTTTGAGGTCCATGTACTTGGCTCTTGTTCAGTTACtttcaaaatgtggttggaagTGACCATTGGCGGGAAGAGGAGTGCACCGCTTCGTGTCTCATGCTTTGGAGAACTTGTAGAGACGCACAATTTGGACTGATAGAGTCAAATCTAACAATGGATGGCCCTTGATGGTTATA
This genomic stretch from Vigna radiata var. radiata cultivar VC1973A chromosome 7, Vradiata_ver6, whole genome shotgun sequence harbors:
- the LOC106767218 gene encoding protein IRX15-LIKE, whose translation is MLFQYFFKFKPSSPILSQTTETLTPDTKKRVMKNTNTNTKFILLHPYIQKQGSSNRLWLLAFISVLTLAFLVTLIYTRESTFITTATSSVIASSNAPVSGLGTAPLPPTVINTLLHYASKSNDTNRMPHSDLKPISDVLRKCSSPCNLLIFGLTSETLLWKALNHYGRTVFIDENRYYAAYYEELHPEIDAYDVQYTTKRSEMKELIASAKERVANECKPVQNLLFSDCKLGLNDLPNHVYEVDWDIILVDGPRGDWPDAPGRMSAIFTAGVLARSKKGGNPKTHVFVHDFSGEVEKVCGSEFLCSENLLEGSENLGHYVVERMDESSVQYCKSHSSSGSGNNASST